The Mycolicibacterium smegmatis genome has a window encoding:
- a CDS encoding acetoacetate decarboxylase family protein, translating into MTQHTIAGNTVTMPVRIRTADQHMAMFSVDADAAQRMIDHSGLQVCRYRPGRAMVILMLMRYVDGDLGEYLEYGTNVMVNPPGSTATGLRALQSAGAYIHHLPVDQSFTLEAGRTIWGYPKVMADFTVREARQFGFDVSIGGKFAVGMEFRPGIPVPPVFTSRPQVHPTYSHLDGVTRRTEGQMRLSGVRYRFGGVRLRLGDHPYAAELASLGLPKRALVSSSAANVQMTFGEAEVIS; encoded by the coding sequence GTGACGCAGCACACCATCGCCGGCAACACGGTGACCATGCCGGTGCGTATCCGCACCGCAGACCAGCACATGGCGATGTTCTCGGTGGATGCCGACGCCGCCCAGCGCATGATCGACCACAGCGGATTGCAGGTGTGCCGCTACCGGCCGGGGCGCGCGATGGTCATCCTCATGCTGATGCGCTACGTCGACGGCGATCTCGGCGAGTACCTCGAGTACGGCACCAACGTCATGGTGAACCCGCCGGGGTCGACCGCGACCGGCCTTCGCGCACTGCAGTCGGCGGGCGCGTACATCCACCACCTGCCGGTAGACCAGTCCTTCACGCTGGAGGCCGGCCGCACGATCTGGGGCTACCCGAAGGTCATGGCGGACTTCACCGTTCGTGAGGCCAGGCAGTTCGGGTTCGACGTCAGCATCGGCGGAAAGTTCGCCGTCGGCATGGAGTTCCGGCCGGGCATCCCGGTTCCGCCGGTGTTCACGTCGCGTCCGCAGGTGCATCCCACCTACTCGCACCTCGACGGCGTCACGCGCCGGACCGAAGGCCAGATGCGTTTGTCGGGCGTGCGCTACCGGTTCGGGGGCGTGCGCCTGCGGCTCGGCGATCACCCCTACGCGGCCGAACTGGCATCGCTGGGGCTGCCGAAGCGGGCGCTCGTGTCGAGTTCGGCGGCCAACGTGCAGATGACTTTCGGTGAGGCTGAGGTGATCTCATGA
- a CDS encoding LLM class F420-dependent oxidoreductase — protein MKLGLQLGYWAAQPPSNHAELVAAAEEAGFDTVFTAEAWGSDAFTPLAWWGRETKSLRLGTSVVQMSARTPTACAMASLTLDHLSGGRHILGLGVSGPQVVEGWYGQKFPKPLARTREYIDIIRQVWAREAPVTSDGPHYPLPLTGEGTTGLGKPLKPITHPLRADIPIMLGAEGPKNVALAAEICDGWLPIFYTPRMADTYNAWLDEGFARPGACRTRETFEICATANIVITEDRAAAFAAMKPYLALYMGGMGAEDTNFHADVYRRMGYGDVVDEVTKLFRSGRKDEAAKVIPDEVVDDAAIVGDVSYVREQIKVWEAAGVTTMVVSGRSPEHIRELAALL, from the coding sequence ATGAAGTTGGGTTTGCAACTCGGATATTGGGCAGCGCAGCCGCCGAGCAACCATGCGGAGTTGGTGGCCGCGGCCGAGGAGGCCGGTTTCGACACCGTGTTCACCGCAGAGGCATGGGGCTCGGATGCATTCACGCCGCTGGCCTGGTGGGGACGCGAGACCAAGAGTCTGCGGCTGGGCACGTCGGTGGTGCAGATGTCCGCGCGCACTCCCACGGCGTGTGCCATGGCGTCGCTGACGCTCGACCACCTCTCGGGCGGCCGCCACATCCTGGGCCTGGGCGTGTCCGGGCCGCAGGTGGTCGAGGGCTGGTACGGGCAGAAGTTCCCCAAGCCACTGGCCCGCACGCGCGAGTACATCGACATTATCCGGCAGGTGTGGGCCCGCGAGGCCCCGGTGACCAGCGATGGTCCGCACTATCCGTTGCCGCTGACCGGCGAGGGCACGACCGGACTGGGCAAGCCGCTCAAGCCCATCACGCATCCGCTGCGCGCGGACATCCCGATCATGCTCGGGGCCGAGGGCCCCAAGAACGTCGCGCTGGCCGCCGAGATCTGCGACGGCTGGCTGCCGATCTTCTACACGCCGCGCATGGCCGACACCTACAACGCGTGGCTCGACGAGGGCTTCGCGCGGCCCGGCGCGTGTCGCACGCGCGAGACGTTCGAGATCTGCGCGACCGCCAACATCGTCATCACCGAGGACCGGGCCGCGGCGTTCGCGGCGATGAAGCCCTACCTCGCGCTGTACATGGGCGGCATGGGCGCCGAGGACACCAACTTCCACGCCGACGTCTACCGCCGCATGGGTTACGGCGACGTGGTCGACGAGGTGACGAAGCTGTTCCGCTCGGGCCGCAAGGACGAGGCCGCCAAGGTGATCCCCGACGAGGTGGTCGACGACGCCGCGATCGTCGGCGACGTGTCCTACGTGCGCGAACAGATCAAGGTGTGGGAGGCCGCGGGGGTCACCACCATGGTGGTCTCGGGCCGCAGCCCCGAGCACATCCGCGAACTCGCCGCGCTGTTGTAG
- a CDS encoding Zn-ribbon domain-containing OB-fold protein, which translates to MTASQSRPASTDHREPPLSAPLKLSFDYTRSVGPLLSQFFTALRDRRIVGVRGSDGRVHVPPAEYDPVTYEPLTEVVPVGSVGTVVSWTWQPEPLEGQPLDRPFAWALIKLDGADTPLLHAVAAEEGSVSTGMRVHAHWVDEPAGAITDIAYFLPGDTPEPVADAPADERDPVTMLVVPSSIEIQHSASLPESTYLRSLREGKLVGARTVGPNGEKGKVYFPPKEADPATGLELNEFVELPDKGTVTTFAIINIPFAGQRIKPPYVAAYVLLDGADIPFLHLVTDIDASEVRMGMRVEAVWKPKDEWGLGIDNISHFRPTGEPDADYDSYKHHL; encoded by the coding sequence GTGACAGCCAGCCAAAGCCGCCCGGCCTCGACAGATCACCGTGAGCCGCCACTTTCAGCGCCACTGAAACTGTCTTTCGACTACACCCGTTCAGTCGGGCCCTTGCTCAGTCAGTTCTTCACCGCGCTTCGTGACCGCCGCATCGTCGGCGTGCGCGGATCCGATGGACGTGTGCATGTGCCACCCGCCGAGTATGACCCGGTCACCTACGAACCATTGACCGAGGTCGTGCCGGTGGGCAGCGTCGGGACCGTCGTGTCCTGGACGTGGCAGCCCGAGCCGCTGGAGGGGCAGCCACTCGACCGGCCGTTCGCGTGGGCGCTGATCAAACTCGACGGTGCCGACACCCCTTTGCTGCATGCCGTTGCCGCCGAAGAGGGTTCGGTGAGCACCGGCATGCGGGTGCACGCGCACTGGGTCGACGAGCCCGCGGGCGCGATCACCGACATCGCGTACTTCCTGCCGGGCGACACCCCGGAACCCGTTGCCGACGCGCCCGCCGACGAGCGTGATCCGGTGACGATGCTGGTGGTGCCGTCGAGCATCGAGATCCAGCACTCGGCCTCGCTGCCCGAGAGCACCTACCTGCGCAGCCTGCGCGAGGGCAAGCTGGTCGGCGCCCGCACGGTGGGCCCGAACGGCGAGAAGGGCAAGGTCTACTTCCCGCCCAAGGAAGCCGATCCGGCCACGGGCCTTGAGCTCAACGAGTTCGTCGAACTGCCCGACAAGGGCACGGTGACGACGTTCGCGATCATCAACATCCCGTTCGCGGGGCAGCGCATCAAGCCGCCGTACGTCGCGGCGTACGTGCTGCTGGACGGCGCCGACATCCCGTTCTTGCACCTGGTCACCGACATCGACGCGTCCGAGGTCCGCATGGGCATGCGCGTCGAGGCGGTCTGGAAGCCCAAGGACGAGTGGGGCCTGGGCATCGACAACATCTCGCATTTCCGGCCGACGGGTGAGCCCGACGCCGACTACGACAGCTACAAGCACCACCTGTAA
- a CDS encoding thiolase domain-containing protein, translating into MTAPSGRQVAVVGFAHAPHVRRTDGTTNGVEMLMPCFHQLYDELGLQQSDIGFWCSGSSDYLAGRAFSFISAIDSIGAVPPINESHVEMDGAWALYEAYIKILTGEVDTALVYGFGKSSAGVLRRVLALQTDPYSVAPLWPDAVSMAGLQARFGLDAGKWTAEQMAQVALDAFAAGGRTDSVKPAKSIDELLERPFFADPLRRHDIAPITDGAAAIVLAAGDRARELRENPAWITGIEHRIDTPVLGARDLTTSPSTAASAAAATGGDTASIEVAEIHAPFTHQHLILTEAIGLGGSTKINPSGGALSANPMFSAGLERIGFAARHIFDGSAGRVLAHATSGPALQQNLVAVLEGKN; encoded by the coding sequence ATGACCGCACCCTCGGGTAGACAAGTCGCGGTGGTCGGCTTCGCACATGCCCCGCATGTCCGCCGCACCGACGGCACCACCAACGGCGTCGAGATGTTGATGCCGTGCTTCCACCAGCTGTACGACGAGCTGGGCCTTCAGCAGAGCGACATCGGCTTCTGGTGCTCCGGGTCCTCGGATTACCTTGCCGGACGCGCATTCTCGTTCATCTCGGCGATCGACTCGATCGGCGCCGTACCGCCGATCAACGAGTCCCACGTCGAGATGGACGGCGCATGGGCGTTGTACGAGGCCTACATCAAGATCCTGACCGGCGAGGTCGACACCGCGCTGGTGTACGGCTTCGGCAAGTCGTCGGCCGGTGTGCTGCGGCGCGTGCTCGCACTGCAGACCGATCCGTACTCGGTGGCCCCGCTGTGGCCCGATGCGGTCTCGATGGCGGGTCTGCAGGCCCGGTTCGGGCTCGATGCGGGCAAGTGGACGGCCGAACAGATGGCGCAGGTGGCGCTCGACGCGTTCGCCGCGGGCGGGCGCACGGATTCGGTGAAGCCGGCCAAGAGCATCGACGAACTGCTCGAACGCCCCTTCTTCGCCGATCCGCTGCGACGCCACGACATCGCGCCAATCACCGACGGCGCGGCGGCGATCGTGCTGGCCGCGGGCGACCGGGCGCGTGAGCTGCGCGAGAACCCGGCCTGGATCACCGGCATCGAACACCGCATCGACACCCCGGTGCTCGGCGCGCGGGATCTGACGACCTCGCCGTCCACCGCGGCCTCGGCCGCCGCGGCCACGGGCGGGGACACCGCGTCCATCGAGGTGGCCGAGATCCACGCACCGTTCACCCACCAGCACCTGATCCTCACCGAGGCCATCGGCCTGGGTGGTTCGACGAAGATCAACCCGTCGGGCGGGGCGCTTTCCGCCAACCCGATGTTCTCGGCGGGCCTGGAGCGTATCGGTTTCGCCGCGCGGCACATCTTCGACGGTTCGGCGGGCCGGGTGCTCGCCCACGCCACCAGTGGGCCTGCGCTGCAACAGAATCTGGTCGCCGTCTTGGAAGGGAAGAACTGA
- a CDS encoding thiolase domain-containing protein: MAVNAAVLGTGQTKYVAKRTDVSMNGLVREAIDRALADSGSTMADIDAVVVGKAPDFFEGVMMPELFMADAVGATGKPLIRVHTAGSVGGSTAIVAASLVKSGRYRRVLTMAWEKQSESNAMWALSIPVPFTKPVGAGAGGYFAPHVRAYIRRSGAPTHIGAMVAVKDRLNGAKNPLAHLHQPDITLEKVLSSQMLWDPIRFDETCPSSDGACAMVIGDEQIADARVAEGHPVAWIHATALRTEPLAYAGRDQVNPQAGRDAAKALWRDAGITSPIDEIDVAEVYVPFSWFEPMWLENLGFAPEGEGWKLTEAGETAIGGRIPFNPSGGVLSSNPIGASGMIRFAESAIQVMGKAGEHQVQGARKALGHAYGGGSQYFSMWVVSSDKPAAKP, translated from the coding sequence ATGGCCGTCAATGCCGCCGTTCTGGGCACGGGCCAGACGAAGTACGTCGCCAAGCGCACCGACGTCTCGATGAACGGCCTGGTGCGCGAGGCCATCGACCGCGCGCTCGCCGATTCGGGTTCGACGATGGCCGACATCGACGCCGTGGTCGTCGGCAAGGCGCCGGACTTCTTCGAGGGCGTGATGATGCCCGAGCTGTTCATGGCCGATGCCGTGGGTGCGACGGGCAAGCCGCTGATCCGCGTGCACACCGCGGGTTCGGTCGGCGGGTCGACGGCCATCGTCGCGGCGAGCCTGGTGAAATCCGGCAGGTACCGCCGCGTGCTCACCATGGCGTGGGAGAAGCAGTCCGAGTCGAATGCCATGTGGGCGTTGAGCATTCCGGTGCCGTTCACCAAGCCCGTGGGTGCGGGCGCCGGCGGGTACTTCGCACCGCACGTGCGGGCCTACATCCGCCGCTCGGGCGCGCCGACGCACATCGGCGCGATGGTCGCGGTCAAGGACCGGCTCAACGGGGCCAAGAACCCGCTGGCACACCTGCATCAGCCCGACATCACGCTCGAGAAGGTGCTGAGCTCGCAGATGCTGTGGGATCCGATCCGGTTCGACGAGACGTGCCCGTCGTCCGACGGTGCGTGCGCGATGGTGATCGGTGACGAACAGATCGCGGATGCCCGTGTGGCCGAGGGGCATCCGGTGGCGTGGATCCACGCGACCGCGCTGCGCACCGAACCGTTGGCGTACGCGGGGCGCGATCAGGTGAACCCGCAGGCCGGCCGCGACGCCGCCAAGGCGCTGTGGCGTGACGCGGGCATCACCAGCCCGATCGACGAGATCGACGTCGCCGAGGTGTACGTGCCGTTCTCGTGGTTCGAGCCCATGTGGCTGGAGAACCTGGGCTTCGCTCCCGAGGGCGAGGGCTGGAAGCTCACCGAGGCAGGCGAGACCGCGATCGGTGGACGCATCCCGTTCAACCCGTCGGGTGGTGTGCTGAGCTCCAATCCGATCGGCGCGTCGGGCATGATCCGCTTCGCCGAGTCGGCCATCCAGGTGATGGGCAAGGCCGGCGAACATCAGGTGCAGGGCGCCCGCAAGGCCCTCGGCCACGCATACGGCGGTGGTTCGCAGTACTTCTCCATGTGGGTTGTGTCTTCGGACAAGCCCGCAGCCAAGCCCTGA
- a CDS encoding Rieske 2Fe-2S domain-containing protein produces MATETVGIREIDTGALPDRYARGWHCLGPVKNFSDGKPHSVNIFGTKLVVFAGSKGELNVLDAYCRHMGGDLSKGTVKGDEVACPFHDWRWGGDGKCKLVPYAKRTPRLARTRSWHTDVRGGLLFVWHDHEGNPPQPEVRIPEIPEWSSGEWTDWKWNSMLIEGSNCREIIDNVTDMAHFFYIHFGLPTYFKNVFEGHIASQYLHNVGRPDVNDLGTAYGEAKLDSEASYFGPSFMINWLHNTYGEFKAESILINCHYPVTQDSFVLQWGVIVEKPKGLDDATTEKLADAFTEGVSKGFLQDVEIWKHKTRIDNPLLVEEDGAVYQMRRWYQQFYVDVADITPDMTDRFEMEVDTTAAVEKWNIEVQENLKAQAEAEKAEQSS; encoded by the coding sequence ATGGCTACCGAGACTGTCGGGATCCGCGAAATCGACACCGGCGCGCTGCCGGATCGGTACGCGCGAGGCTGGCACTGCCTTGGACCGGTGAAGAACTTCTCGGACGGCAAGCCGCACAGCGTCAACATCTTCGGCACCAAGCTCGTGGTGTTCGCGGGCTCCAAGGGCGAGCTCAACGTCCTCGACGCGTACTGCCGCCACATGGGCGGTGACCTGTCGAAGGGCACCGTCAAGGGCGACGAGGTCGCGTGCCCGTTCCACGACTGGCGCTGGGGCGGTGACGGCAAGTGCAAGCTCGTGCCGTACGCCAAGCGCACCCCCCGCCTGGCCCGCACCCGGTCCTGGCACACCGACGTGCGCGGCGGCCTGCTGTTCGTGTGGCACGACCACGAGGGCAACCCGCCGCAGCCCGAGGTGCGCATCCCCGAGATCCCGGAGTGGTCGAGCGGTGAGTGGACCGACTGGAAGTGGAACTCGATGTTGATCGAGGGCAGCAACTGCCGCGAGATCATCGACAACGTCACCGACATGGCCCACTTCTTCTACATCCACTTCGGGCTGCCGACGTACTTCAAGAACGTCTTCGAGGGCCACATCGCCAGCCAGTACCTGCACAACGTGGGCCGGCCCGATGTCAACGACCTCGGCACGGCCTACGGCGAGGCCAAGCTGGACTCCGAGGCGTCGTACTTCGGCCCGTCGTTCATGATCAACTGGCTGCACAACACCTACGGCGAGTTCAAGGCCGAGTCGATCCTGATCAACTGCCACTACCCCGTGACGCAGGATTCGTTCGTGCTGCAGTGGGGTGTGATCGTCGAGAAGCCCAAGGGGCTGGACGACGCGACCACCGAGAAGCTCGCCGACGCCTTCACCGAGGGTGTCAGCAAGGGCTTCCTGCAGGACGTCGAGATCTGGAAGCACAAGACCCGCATCGACAATCCGCTGCTGGTCGAGGAGGACGGCGCGGTGTACCAGATGCGGCGCTGGTACCAGCAGTTCTACGTCGACGTCGCCGACATCACGCCGGACATGACCGACCGGTTCGAGATGGAGGTCGACACCACGGCCGCGGTCGAGAAGTGGAACATCGAGGTTCAGGAGAACCTGAAGGCCCAGGCCGAAGCCGAGAAGGCGGAGCAGTCGAGCTGA
- a CDS encoding CotH kinase family protein, whose product MAAPASSRWRRFVHRIPRPLRQHWKLLGAFVVFVAVVALVFGDVRIRPYITGDPTVIASEITENITGTVDLFDNTVPHSLSVELTDAEYRDMVEQFKADGDKKWVTADITIDGTTINDVAVRLKGNSTLMSLRGVHFPPPPGEGGPPGPPGPPGRPGPPGPPGAPGPGGPPGGFGGPGGLGGPGGPMGTVSEDDPLSLPLLISFNENADGRGYQGLTELSVRPGAPVLNEALALSLTAMTGQPTQRYSYITYSVNGATTTRLLLEHPDENYASTVFDSDGYLYKARAKSRLEYAGPDQSAYADQFKQINTVDTGNLQPLINFLKWLDSADDEEFARSLGDWIDVESFARYVATQNLLINGDDMAGPGQNYYLWYDLGTKKFTVVSWDLNLATMMGDVKLGPRDPMEFKPPSGFQLPTGMGPPPGKELGGNILKERFLASPAFTEVYDKAYWELYDQIYADGQALALLDSIAETVPVTDGLSADEIEAQKDTLRKFLTERASALAKVRES is encoded by the coding sequence GAAACTGCTCGGTGCGTTCGTCGTGTTCGTGGCCGTGGTGGCGCTGGTGTTCGGTGACGTCCGCATTCGGCCGTACATCACGGGGGACCCGACCGTCATCGCCTCGGAGATCACCGAGAACATCACGGGCACGGTCGATCTGTTCGACAACACCGTGCCGCACTCGCTGTCGGTCGAGCTGACCGACGCCGAATACCGCGACATGGTCGAGCAGTTCAAGGCCGACGGCGACAAGAAGTGGGTGACCGCCGACATCACGATCGACGGCACCACGATCAACGACGTCGCGGTGCGGCTCAAGGGCAACTCGACGTTGATGAGTCTGCGCGGCGTGCATTTCCCTCCCCCGCCGGGGGAGGGCGGGCCTCCCGGGCCTCCAGGGCCTCCAGGACGTCCCGGTCCGCCGGGTCCCCCCGGTGCGCCAGGCCCTGGTGGGCCGCCTGGTGGTTTCGGTGGGCCTGGTGGTCTCGGAGGACCCGGCGGGCCGATGGGCACGGTGTCCGAGGACGATCCGCTGTCGTTGCCTCTGCTGATCAGCTTCAACGAGAACGCCGACGGCCGTGGATATCAGGGCCTGACCGAACTGTCGGTGCGTCCCGGGGCGCCCGTGCTCAACGAGGCTCTGGCATTGTCGCTGACCGCGATGACGGGTCAGCCGACGCAGCGCTACTCCTACATCACGTATTCGGTGAACGGCGCGACCACGACGCGCCTGCTGCTCGAGCACCCCGACGAGAACTACGCGAGCACGGTGTTCGACTCCGACGGCTACCTGTACAAGGCGCGCGCCAAATCGCGGCTCGAGTACGCCGGCCCCGACCAGTCGGCCTACGCCGATCAGTTCAAGCAGATCAACACCGTCGACACCGGAAACCTGCAGCCGCTCATCAACTTCCTGAAGTGGCTCGACAGCGCCGACGACGAGGAATTCGCCCGGTCGCTGGGTGACTGGATCGACGTGGAATCGTTCGCGCGCTACGTCGCGACGCAGAACCTGTTGATCAACGGCGACGACATGGCCGGACCCGGGCAGAACTACTACCTGTGGTACGACCTGGGCACCAAGAAGTTCACGGTGGTGTCGTGGGACCTGAACCTCGCCACGATGATGGGCGACGTGAAGCTCGGGCCGCGCGATCCCATGGAGTTCAAGCCGCCGTCGGGCTTCCAACTTCCCACCGGCATGGGCCCGCCGCCCGGCAAGGAGTTGGGCGGCAACATTCTCAAGGAACGGTTCCTGGCGTCACCGGCGTTCACCGAGGTCTACGACAAGGCGTACTGGGAGCTGTACGACCAGATCTACGCCGACGGACAGGCCCTGGCGCTGCTGGATTCGATCGCCGAGACCGTGCCCGTCACCGACGGGCTGAGCGCCGACGAGATCGAGGCGCAGAAGGACACATTGCGAAAGTTCCTGACCGAACGTGCATCTGCACTGGCCAAGGTGCGGGAAAGCTAA